The following are from one region of the Arachis duranensis cultivar V14167 chromosome 10, aradu.V14167.gnm2.J7QH, whole genome shotgun sequence genome:
- the LOC107470159 gene encoding uncharacterized protein LOC107470159: MATAAKAKLLLRELKTVKADLAFAKARCSQLEEENKMLRDCDTTTTKGQNREDDDMIRFQLETLLAEKARLAGENEVYARKNHFLREIVEYHQLTMQDVVYLDDGIAKVSEVYDSSSGVSRITSFNPSPSESPLRVVIRNSESSPILPNEMLTVIEKDSKRVSENEAPLPSGSFSKVIYLFSFKQ, translated from the exons ATGGCAACGGCTGCCAAAGCAAAACTACTTCTTCGCGAGCTAAAAACTGTTAAAGCAGATTTGGCTTTTGCAAAAGCCAGGTGTTCTCAactagaagaagaaaataaaatgctcCGCGACTGTGATACCACTACCACTAAGGGACAGAACCGTGAAGATGATGATATG ATTCGGTTTCAACTGGAGACGCTTCTTGCCGAGAAGGCTCGCTTGGCAGGTGAGAATGAGGTATATGCTAGGAAAAACCATTTCCTAAGGGAGATTGTGGAGTACCATCAGCTGACAATGCAGGATGTAGTGTACCTGGATGATGGCATCGCCAAAGTCTCAGAGGTTTATGACAGCTCGAGTGGGGTGTCCCGTATAACATCTTTCAACCCATCACCATCAGAATCACCTCTTCGAGTGGTTATTCGGAACTCAGAAAGTTCACCTATTCTCCCAAACGAGATGTTAACTGTGATAGAGAAAGATAGTAAGAGAGTATCAGAAAATGAGGCTCCTCTTCCTAGTGGCAGCTTCTCCAAAGTGATATATCTGTTCTCCTTCAAACAATAG